The following DNA comes from Chloroflexota bacterium.
GCTTATGCTGTCGCCGGGAAACCAGTCATTGTCATGTTCCCACCTACTGGTGCTCACGGCGCTCAAGTGCCCAAACCGGTCGTTGCTGCTTGTGCCCAATCGGATGTATTCTTTTTACCTACCAGCTGGTCAATGACCCACACTGACGCACGAGTTGAAGCGATTAAAAACGGGGCGAGAGGATCCACCATGTGTGAAGTAACCGAAGACTGCTTGTGTACTGGGGGCATCCTGGCCAATTATGAAGAAAATGATAGGATCGCTCGTAAACTAGGTGCCATACTTTCAAAAACGAAGACGATCCGAATTACTTCGCCGGCAGGCACCGATATCTCTGGGCATGTTACTGACCGTCCAGTTCAGTATGAAACGGGACTATTTCGCGAGCGTGGGCAGTTTGCCGCTTTGCCTAACAGCGAGCTCAACATTTCTCCAATCGAGGGCTCAACCGGGGGAGTAATCGTGGGTGATGTAAGGCTCATGGGCTACGGTGTCATTCGGGATGAGCCGATTACTATTCGAGTTAGCGAAGGCAGGGTTGTTGATGTGACCGGCGGTAAGCCAGCAGAGTATCTTCGGCATACGTTGGCCTCGTTCAAAGACCCCACCGTATATAATCTGGCTGAATTTGCCGTGGGGCTCAACCCCTTCAGCCGTGCCTATGCCACCAATTTGGAGGATTTGGGGAAGCTTGGTTTTGCTCATCATGGGATAGGCAGCAACTATGCTATCGGGGGCAAGGTGTTAGCACCTTGCCATATTGACGTTATATATAAAGATGCCACTGTCGAGTTCGACGGCAGGGTTGTGCTTGACAAGGGTGAAGTTCTGGTTTAGTTAAAGGTGAGTTGTTAATAGGTGGGAACCCCTTGTTTTCGCTTATAAACTTATAAAGATTTTGCCCGGTAAATCAGCAAGGGCAAGGAGGTAAAGATGATGCCGCCAAAAAGGGTGAGTTTTATTGGTCTGGGGGAGATGGGAGCCTTTATGGCTAAGAAACTGGTAAAGAAGGGGTTTGAGCTTACCGTTTATGATGTGGCGGAAAAACCGGTAAAGGAGCTACAGGCCTTGGGCGCTAAAAGTGCCGCTACCTGTAAGGAAGCAGCCGAAACGAGCGATGTAACCATCATCATGGTTCGTGATGACCCTCAAATTGACCAAGTTGTCTACGGAGAAAATGGCGTTTGGGAGGGGGTGAAAGCGGGGTCAATTATTATCATTAGTAGCACCGTGGATCCTCTTCACTGTCAGCGGATAGCCAGCAAAGGAGAGGAGAAGGGGGTAAAGGTTCTAGACGCCCCGGTTAGCGGTGGTTGGATTGGCGCCGAGGCCGGAACTTTGACCTTTATGATCGGTGGGGATAAGGGGGCTTTCGAGGAATGCCGCCCTGTCTTTGAAGCCATGGGAAAGAACCTGTTTTACCTTGGCGGTAGCGGAATGGGGGAGGTAAGTAAGCTGGTAAACAACTTCATAATGGCCATCAATCTAGCTACCTTGTCGGAAGGGCTGGGCTTGGCACGTAAGGCTGGCCTTGACTCCGAGACGTTCATCAACGTAGTTAAGGTGAGTTCAGGCACGAGTTGGTATGCCCAGAATTGGGAGCTAGCCAAAGAGCATGTTAGTGACTATTGTCAAGGCAGGAAGGGAGCACTCTGGTTTGCCTATTCTAAGGATATGGGATTGGCTTTGAAACTGGCCGAAGATGTGGGACAGCTTGTTCCCCTCGGCGGACTTTTCTCTCAACTAGACCCATTCCGGTTCTTCCCCGGTGTTGAGCAGTCGTTTTATGACTATGGCCCTTCTTGAACTGCGCATGGTTAGGTGAGGAACACTCCAGCATGAAGAGAAGGGCCATCTCTTTCTAGACTGAGCTGCCAGCACACCACCATGGAGTTGCTCATCCCGCGGTCAAAGCCGATACGAAGCGATGGTATCATTTTTGAAGAATTCCTCTTCAATTTTGATTTCATCTTCTCTACTGTCTGGTAGGAGGGCGGAAAGTTTCGTGAGCAAAATGCTAACTTACGTCTGACATTCCCTAGAAGGCTGCCAGAGCAATTTCCCCATAGCTGCAACACCTTCTTCGTAAGAGGACATCAATCGTGCTTGCTAAATGCTGCAAGTGGCACCCTAGCTATTGGAGAATACGCTGGTCGCTCAAGTCTTTTCCACCAATAGTCCTGAGCACCTTGGCGCCACGATATTCCTTTATCTCCAGGTCATAAAAGGCATTAACTATATGAAACATAGTAGGCAAGTCTTCCCAGGTGGCTTTGTGAAACTGCACTATCCCCTCACCTTGCCACACCTCTTTGACAACCTGGTTCGGGTTAGCCGAAGGTGTAAGCGTCACATATGCTATATCAGGTTTGCCCCAGTCGCCGGTCTTGGGCAGGTACTTATAGTGAAGGATACCATCACCACCTTGTTTACTTATTTGTGCTGTGGTCTCTTCTGTGGGCAGCTGCCTCAAATTCCATATCTTTAAGTCCATAAACTTAAAACCCATCCAGCCGGCTGTACAGTGCGTTAGTCCCTGGTAAATCCTAGGTTCCGGAATCTCGCAATAGATTTTAGAGAAGCCAAGTTCCTCGCGTCCGGTCAAAATAGGATCGGTAAGATTTTCCCAGAGCACGACCAGGAAACTGCCTACCCCATGGTCTTTCTTGCCATTGAAGACGACTGGAAAGCTAACGCCTAATGTATTGTATCCGCGACCGGCCAGCCACTCTATTTCGGTGATATAGGTAATTTCCACAGTTACCACCGGCTCCGCTACCAGTTCAAAGCCCTTGGGCAATAGAGGTATAAGCTGTTCCCGATTGGTCAGAAAACTGACCGATCTCGCAGTTACCTTTGGTGAGTCCACGTTAGCAAATTTGCGGCCTGCCTCACCCTGTCTCGGTCCCAAGCTGGGACCAAAGTGGGTGGGCATCCGGTACATCCTCCCGGGCTGAAATTGGTAGGGCATTACAGTTTCCCCCTATACAGTTTCATTTATTCTTCAATTTGTTCATCCAAGACCTTAGCCCGCATGTCAATCAGTACCATTTAATTACTGGGTCTCAGTTTCACTTGTCCTCTCTCCCGATAGACTTTTGAGCTTTGCTACAAAGTCCTCGCGGGGTGGCGAAAAAATGTCGATGGCCTGGCAACCTTTGTCCGAAATATAGCCACCATGCTCCATGTTTGGGGGCAGGATGATAACGTCGCCCTTTGTAAGACGGTATATCTTTCCCTCAACTATTTCATCTATTTCACCATCGACAACTATCATGACCTGTTCTGACTCGTGGCGGTGAACGGCGAAGTAGGAATTAGGGTTCATGGTGAGAAAGCTAACAGTGATGTTTTCCGCAGACACGATGTGGCTGTTTGAACCGGGAGTAAGCTCTACCAGAGGAACATCGAGGTAGCGGACAACTCGTTTGTTAAATTCCTCCTGGCTGGCATAAGGCTCTTTTCTTTCCATTAGATTAACCTCCTTAACTTTCTACAATTTGGTGCCTTAATTCTGCAATCAGCTTGGATAAGTCTATTGACTGTGGGCAAAACTCGGTGCAGCGCCCGCATCTAAGACAAGTATAGGCAATAGGCGCCGCCTCACTAAAGCCGCCACTCATATAGGCGACCAAAATAGCCCCCACACCACCAAAGTAGCCACGACCACCATAGTATCCGGCGGCTAGCTGGAAAATCGGGCATTCAAGGAGACAGCCACCACACTTTAGACAATAAAGCGCTTCCTTGAGAACGGGGGCTTGAGCCAGTGCGCTCCGCCCATTGTCTAAAAAGACAACGTGGAGTTGCAAGGGACCGCTGGCACCCTGAACCATGGTATACTCGATGTCTCCCGTGGCACTGGGACCGCTAACCGAGCTAATATACAAAGGCATAACAAACCCTCCATACCGCCAGGCTACCTCCGCTACTTTGAAGGCATCGTGAAGGGTTGGCACGACCTTATCAATACCGACCAGAACGATGTGAACCGGCGCCACACTGGTTAACAAGCGAATATTACACTCGCTTTCAAGTAAGATAACCGAGCCAGTATCGGCCGCGAGAACATTACAACCACTTATACCAACGTCAGCTTCAAAATATTTACTCCTGAGAAACTCCCTTATCGCCCTAACTTCTACCTCTGCATCAGGGGATATCTCTCTGCCTAACAAATTGGTCAAGAGTTCAGCTACCTGCTCCCGGTGTACATGAAGACAGGGACTTAAATAATGCATCGGCTTTTCTTCACGAAGCTGCTGTATTAACTCCCCTGCATCTGTTTCCCAAAACTCATTGCCTAAACTCTGAAGATGCTGCCTTAGCCCTATTTCTTCCCCGGTCAGGGTTTTCCCTGATAGAACCAGCTTCCCGGAACCAACTATTTCACCAATGATTTCCAAAGCGTCACCGGCTGACTCAGCGTGATATATCTGCGCACCATTCTCCTTCAGAGATACAGTGGCTTTCTGAACCAGTTCATCCAAACGTCCGATGCAGTCTTCTTTGAGCTGTCTTACCTCCTCGGCCAGCTTAACCGTGTGCGGAAACTTCTCCAGTGCCCGTGTTTTTCTCTCACGGTAGGCATTTACCGACCTTGAAATGCCCATGGCATAATTATGGTCATGGGCGATACGTAAAAGCACATCATAATATTGCTCAAATATCTGCTTACCTTCAGGCATGGCTTGCCTCCAGGGCTTGGTAGACAATCTCGATAAGGTCAACAATTTTTATTCTTTTGCCGGCCAAATCCGCGCTTTTACTCAGGTTTGAGTAGCAGAAGGGGCACAATGTAACTACAGCTTCAGCTCCGGTTGCGGATAGTTCTTCAATCCGTTTGGCAGCAATAAGCTCCGAGAGTTCCGGGAATATAACCTCACCGGGTGCCCCACAGCAGTTGGTTAACTCCCGATTTGTCGCTACTTCCTTTAATTCTAAATTTGTAATAATGCTGAGAACCTCCCGGGGTTCTTCAGTCACTTGAAGCGACCTTGCCAGATGGCAGGGATCATGCAATGTCACATTCAGCGGCTCTGCCAAAGATAGCTTAGTGTCAAGCTTCTTTAAAGCAACGGCCACGATGCTTACGTAAGGAATAACTTCAAAGTGGAAGTTGCTGATAAATTTTGGGTACACCTGATGAAAGATTTCGGCAGAATGAGGAGTGAGAGCGATTATTCTCTTGGCTCCCGCTTCTTTGAACTGGTTTACCACCCGCTTCGCCTGTCGCTCAAATTCTTCAAAAAGGCCGTATTCATATAGTAGCGCCCCGCTATACAGTTCGCTGTCAAGATAGGCGAAATCTATGCCCAGCTTCCTCAAAGTTATTGCCGCCATTCTCAAGAGTTGGTTGTAATGCTCTGTCTCTCGGCCGGCTACTTTTTTATAAATCTCCGTTAAACCCATCCCGAGCTTGCCACCAACTGTCTGAAACCTGCTATAGGCGCGGAATAGAGTATCCTCAAACTTCGCCTTTTTCAAAACCTCAGCTAAAGACCTGAGATAGGCTGTCATCTGATATTCACAACCAGTATGGAGGATAGTACTACCTTTGTGGGAAAGTTGAAGACCATTAGCCCAAGAGGCGCAGTCGGCTTTTTTTAAGCCAAGAGGGTTCCCCCATTGAGCCGTATTGTTACTGATAACACGTAAAACGGGCGGAATATAAGGTCTTGTGTTTTTGATAACAACCATACCTCTTGACCTTTCCTCCTCTAATGGGGAGCTTCTTGACATCGATACCAAGTGAACTATGACTCCCAGATTATTTCGCTTGCAAAATGTTATTACTCTGAGGCGAAACTTCAGATAACCCCAATCTGCTCTGGCAGGTCGCGCCTTTCACCAATAAGATTAGTAATTATTCCTAAATAAAATGTTAATAAATAGCGATGGTATACGTCTCT
Coding sequences within:
- a CDS encoding aminopeptidase, with protein sequence MPWPIEYFHYIPAPSSIIEMMPGALKAMTQCAAVKPGENVVIACDTNKLRLAEVLAAAAYAVAGKPVIVMFPPTGAHGAQVPKPVVAACAQSDVFFLPTSWSMTHTDARVEAIKNGARGSTMCEVTEDCLCTGGILANYEENDRIARKLGAILSKTKTIRITSPAGTDISGHVTDRPVQYETGLFRERGQFAALPNSELNISPIEGSTGGVIVGDVRLMGYGVIRDEPITIRVSEGRVVDVTGGKPAEYLRHTLASFKDPTVYNLAEFAVGLNPFSRAYATNLEDLGKLGFAHHGIGSNYAIGGKVLAPCHIDVIYKDATVEFDGRVVLDKGEVLV
- a CDS encoding LUD domain-containing protein; its protein translation is MPEGKQIFEQYYDVLLRIAHDHNYAMGISRSVNAYRERKTRALEKFPHTVKLAEEVRQLKEDCIGRLDELVQKATVSLKENGAQIYHAESAGDALEIIGEIVGSGKLVLSGKTLTGEEIGLRQHLQSLGNEFWETDAGELIQQLREEKPMHYLSPCLHVHREQVAELLTNLLGREISPDAEVEVRAIREFLRSKYFEADVGISGCNVLAADTGSVILLESECNIRLLTSVAPVHIVLVGIDKVVPTLHDAFKVAEVAWRYGGFVMPLYISSVSGPSATGDIEYTMVQGASGPLQLHVVFLDNGRSALAQAPVLKEALYCLKCGGCLLECPIFQLAAGYYGGRGYFGGVGAILVAYMSGGFSEAAPIAYTCLRCGRCTEFCPQSIDLSKLIAELRHQIVES
- a CDS encoding NAD(P)-dependent oxidoreductase, with product MMPPKRVSFIGLGEMGAFMAKKLVKKGFELTVYDVAEKPVKELQALGAKSAATCKEAAETSDVTIIMVRDDPQIDQVVYGENGVWEGVKAGSIIIISSTVDPLHCQRIASKGEEKGVKVLDAPVSGGWIGAEAGTLTFMIGGDKGAFEECRPVFEAMGKNLFYLGGSGMGEVSKLVNNFIMAINLATLSEGLGLARKAGLDSETFINVVKVSSGTSWYAQNWELAKEHVSDYCQGRKGALWFAYSKDMGLALKLAEDVGQLVPLGGLFSQLDPFRFFPGVEQSFYDYGPS
- a CDS encoding cupin domain-containing protein, with protein sequence MERKEPYASQEEFNKRVVRYLDVPLVELTPGSNSHIVSAENITVSFLTMNPNSYFAVHRHESEQVMIVVDGEIDEIVEGKIYRLTKGDVIILPPNMEHGGYISDKGCQAIDIFSPPREDFVAKLKSLSGERTSETETQ
- a CDS encoding acetoacetate decarboxylase family protein, producing MPYQFQPGRMYRMPTHFGPSLGPRQGEAGRKFANVDSPKVTARSVSFLTNREQLIPLLPKGFELVAEPVVTVEITYITEIEWLAGRGYNTLGVSFPVVFNGKKDHGVGSFLVVLWENLTDPILTGREELGFSKIYCEIPEPRIYQGLTHCTAGWMGFKFMDLKIWNLRQLPTEETTAQISKQGGDGILHYKYLPKTGDWGKPDIAYVTLTPSANPNQVVKEVWQGEGIVQFHKATWEDLPTMFHIVNAFYDLEIKEYRGAKVLRTIGGKDLSDQRILQ
- a CDS encoding (Fe-S)-binding protein, whose amino-acid sequence is MVVIKNTRPYIPPVLRVISNNTAQWGNPLGLKKADCASWANGLQLSHKGSTILHTGCEYQMTAYLRSLAEVLKKAKFEDTLFRAYSRFQTVGGKLGMGLTEIYKKVAGRETEHYNQLLRMAAITLRKLGIDFAYLDSELYSGALLYEYGLFEEFERQAKRVVNQFKEAGAKRIIALTPHSAEIFHQVYPKFISNFHFEVIPYVSIVAVALKKLDTKLSLAEPLNVTLHDPCHLARSLQVTEEPREVLSIITNLELKEVATNRELTNCCGAPGEVIFPELSELIAAKRIEELSATGAEAVVTLCPFCYSNLSKSADLAGKRIKIVDLIEIVYQALEASHA